In Colletotrichum higginsianum IMI 349063 chromosome 3, whole genome shotgun sequence, a genomic segment contains:
- a CDS encoding D-sorbose: MKFKVSLGVSRASCEPGRTNEPPRAPQCHPTDTDVIKCVDHPSFKVSGRRRNIVWQSAAKQYADVPRTRGGWKMPTTFEHARAPPLSQHQTNIGGSTVSHDSESVRRTKGIIADVAGNPAFQRVAWGISHIEDEPYMMAPGMDHLILVGACYVDTVMSVPHFPEEDSKLRASSLRVRRGGNCPNTVEVLQQLIAEDPPKSPPSRPLRIHLVSPLPERQSQATAQIVASLCPTTGDASQPKDEDDGPPAVSFDHCLFRKGHQAPASSYILRSEAAGTRTIVNHNSLPEMTADEFLRVAEAFKGRGRTWWHFEGRIPETTLKCIRLLRRVLDDVTISVEVEKPGRPGLRELAAEAEVVFYSKSWAEDCGYTSAEACLRSEILPQASVGAGDTFVAGMLYGLICQSDTWDTADKLGYAVELATLKVQREGFGGLGNDIQSRVGGGSSVSDQARRR; the protein is encoded by the exons ATGAAGTTCAAGGTGTCGCTTGGTGTATCGCGCGCATCGTGTGAGCCAGGACGGACCAACGAACCACCTCGAGCCCCTCAATGTCATCCAACTGATACCGATGTTATTAAGTGCGTCGACCATCCTTCTTTCAAGGTATCCGGACGTCGACGCAACATCGTTTGGCAGAGTGCGGCGAAACAATACGCCGATGTCCCGCGTACCAGAGGGGGATGGAAAATGCCAACGACGTTTGagcacgcgcgcgcgccccCATTGTCCCAACACCAAACCAACATTGGTGGTAGCACCGTTTCTCACGATTCAGAGAGTGTGCGTAGAACCAAGGG GATAATCGCGGACGTGGCCGGCAACCCCGCCTTCCAGCGAGTCGCCTGGGGCATCTCACacatcgaggacgagccATACATGATGGCGCCCGGAATGGACCACCTCATACTAGTTGGAGCATGCTACGTCGACACAGTCATGAG CGTTCCTCACTTCCCTGAAGAGGACTCAAAGTTACGAGCATCGAGCCTGCGTGTCCGTCGGGGAGGCAACTGCCCCAACACGGTCGAAGTCCTCCAGCAGCTCATTGCCGAGGATCCGCCCAAGTCACCCCCCTCGAGGCCCCTGCGAATACATCTCGTCTCTCCTTTGCCGGAACGTCAATCGCAGGCAACAGCCCAGATCGTTGCCTCGCTCTGTCCTACAACCGGGGACGCCTCGCAGCcaaaggacgaggacgacggcccgCCGGCAGTCAGCTTCGATCACTGTCTCTTCCGCAAGGGCCACCAGGCGCCAGCGAGCAGCTACATCCTCCGTAgcgaggcggcgggcacCCGGACCATCGTCAACCACAATAGTCTGCCCGAGATGACGGCCGATGAGTTCCTgcgcgtcgccgaggcgttCAAGGGCCGCGGGCGTACATGGTGGCATTTCGAGGGGCGGATCCCGGAGACAACGCTTAAGTGCATTCGCCTGCTGAGGCGGGTGCTGGACGACGTGACCATCagcgtcgaggtcgagaaaCCCGGACGGCCGGGGTTGAGagagctcgccgccgaggcggaggtTGTCTTCTACTCCAAAAGCTGGGCCGAG GACTGTGGGTATACATCCGCTGAAGCCTGCCTGAGGAGCGAGATCCTGCCGCAAGC CTCGGTAGGTGCGGGAGATACGTTCGTGGCAGGCATGCTTTACGGGCTGATATGCCAGTCCGACACTTGGGACACGGCCGACAAGTTGGGCTACGCAGTCGAGCTGGCTACGCTCAAGGTCCAGCGGGAGGGGTTCGGTGGGCTGGGAAATGACATACAAAGTCGTGTTGGCGGTGGGTCGTCCGTATCGGATCAGGCCAGGCGCCGTTGA